Within Campylobacter jejuni, the genomic segment ACAAAATTTGGAGAAAAAATTGTCCATGATGGCGTAAGTTTTGAAATCAAAAAAAATGAAATTTTTGGTATTTTAGGAGGTAGTGGAAGTGGAAAATCCGTCCTTTTAAAACAAATGCTTATGCTTGAACATTTTGATGGTGGAGAATATGAAATTTTAGGCTATAAACTTAAAAATATCAACGAAGAAGATGCACTTGCTTTGCGTAAAAAATGGGGTGTGGTTTTTCAGTTTGCTGCACTTTTTAGCTTTTTTAATGTTTATGAAAATATCGCCATTCCTTTAAAAGAATACACTCATTTAGATGAAAATAGCATACAAGAACTGGTTTTAATGAAGCTAAAAATGGTAGGCTTAAACGAAAGTGTTTTAAAACAATTTCCAAGTGAACTTAGTGGCGGTATGCAAAAAAGAGTGGCAATTGCTAGAGCTTTAGCACTTGATAGTAAATTGCTTTTTTTAGATGAACCTACTTCAGGACTTGACCCTCATAGTAGTCGTGAATTTGACGATTTGGTTTTAGAGTTAAAAAAAAGTTTTGATTTAAATATCATTTTGGTTACACATGATAAAGAAAGTATGAAAAATTTACTCGATCGTTTTATCATTTTAGAAAATAAAAAAGTTGGATTTTGCGGCACTTATGAAGAATTACGCCTGCAAAATGAACGACTTTTTAAAAGATTTATGGAGTAAAAGTGGAAAATAGAGCAAATTATTTTTTTGTAGGACTTTTTGTTTTTGGAGTATTTTTTGCAAGCCTTGGTTTCATACTTTGGCTTGGTGGATACTCTAAAGAAGAAAGTTTTAAGTATTATGAAATTCACACACAAGAATCCGTTGCAGGACTTGGCATAAAAGCACCCGTAAGGCTTTTGGGCGTGGAAGTAGGTAGCGTAGAAGAAATCAGCATTTACAATCAAGATGAACTCGGCGTTAACATACGCATCAAGGTCAAAAATAACACCCCTATAAAAGAAGATACTTTTGCTACTTTGCAACTTCAAGGTATCACAGGACTTAAATTTGTCCAACTTCAAGGCGGAAGTAAAAATAGCAAAGATTTAGTATCTATACAGGGAAAACTTCCAGTCATTCCTTTTAAAGAAAGTTTTTTAGCAACTATAGATAGACAAAGTGAACATATTTTTTCTTTAGTTAAAACGGCCGATGATAAATCAAAAGAACTTTTAAGCGAAAAAAATCTTAAAAATCTAGAAATCCTTTTGCAAAATCTAGCAGAATTAAGTGCAAATTTAAACGCTAATTCTAAAAATTTAAGCCTTAATCTTTCAAACGCAAGTTTAAAAATAGGAAAAATGGCTGATAATATAAGCCTTAGTGCGCAAAATTTCAACTCCAGTCTTAAAGACATAAAAGAAAGTACGATGATTTTAAAAAATTTCATAAAAAAAGCTGATGAAAAATTAAACACTTATGATGATATTAAAGCATCTTTGATGCAAAATTTAGAGCTTTTTAAACGAGTTTTAATTGAAAGCAATATTCTAATAGAAAATTTACAAAACAGCCCTGCTGATTTGATTTTTAAAGAAACCAAACCTAAACTAGGACCAGGAGAAAAATAATGCTAAAGCAATTATTCTGTATTTTGACTTTTATTTTTATGTTATGCGGATGCTCTTTAAGACACGAAACCATCAACAAAAATGAAAATATCATATTAAAAGATGAAGGAATAGATTCAAATATTTTTTTTAAAAAAACCGGTAAAATTCTTAAAATTCGCAATGCAAATGCACCTTTGTATTTAAACTCGCGAGCTATTGTTTATATAGATAATGGTTTTAGCAACAAATACGCACATTATTTCTGGGGAGATTTACCAAGCAATCTTTATTCTTTTTTAATTTTGTCAAAATTTGAACAAAGCAATATTTTTACAACCCTACTTTCTTCAACAAGCTCTTTAAGTGCGGATTATGCTCTTGAAAGCAGGATTAACTCTTTTGAGCAAATTCTTAATAACAATGAAAACTACGCTCAAATTTCTATAAGCGTAAATTTCATAAATCTTGAAAACAATCAAATAATAGCTCATAAAATTTTCAATACTAAAGAAAAAATAGAAAAAAAAGACATCCACTCTACTTATAATGCTTTTCAAAAAGCCTTGAATAAAATTGGCAATGAGATTGTTTTTTGGGTAAATTCTAACTTATCCTAATTTAGGAACACTTTTTGCTTTTTAAATATTTAGCAATATTTTTGAAAGGTAAACAATGAAAAGTGATTTAGATATATTTAAAAAACACTTAGGTGAAATTCAAGGCGTGAATGAATTTAAAGCAAATCAAATTTGCTCTCAAATCAATGATGCAAATGATTTTATAGGAGCGCTTCAAGTGCTTGATATGTCTTTAAAAAAAATAGAAAAAAGCATTCTAGAAAGAATAGATGAAAATTCAGATGATATGCAAAAAAGAACTCTTGATGCCACAGCATCACAACTTATACAAAACTGCTCTTTCATGGGAACAGCTCTTTTTGGAAATATTTTCAATGTTTATGTTGGTAAAAAACTTTTTGAATTTGAAATTGCTAATCCACTTTTAATTCTTCAAACAAGTAATTACGAAGGTGTATTGGCCTATATACAAGATAAAAGAGATGAAATAAAAATCATTCTATCAGAGTTAGCAACCGCAATCACCATGGGCGAAACTATAGATAATACTGGAATTTATAACTCTACAATGGATTTTAAAAATTTATTTAAATAAGAAATAGTAATCGTTTGTTCTCTTTAAGCAAATATAATATATTTTAGCTTAAAGAGATTTTCCAAACTCTTAAAAGAGAGTTAGGCTACGAATAAAAAGGGGAGGGAAATAGCCTAACCCAAAAGAGATCTTAAAAGATCTCTTTAAACCAAAATAAATATTTAGATAATTTAACAATTTTTATTAAATTATATAAACCATATTTATGTTTTAGTTTAATACGATGTGACATTTTATTCTAAAAACACTTAATCTGCTATAAAAATATCATTTAGTAACTTAAATTATTAAAGAATATTACTACAATATTATTTAAAAAATTTTAAATTTTTAGGATTTTAAGAAAAAAATATTATTTTTATAATTTAATATCATATCATAGAAAGAATTTCAGCACGCCCATTAATCACGGCAACACAATGTTCATAATGAGCCGCATTCAGCCCATCAATACTTCCAGCATCCCATTTTCCATTATAATGCTTTGGTGTTCCATCTTTTTGGCATATCATAGGCTCTATGCAAAACACCATTCCATTTTTAATTTTAGGGCCACTTTTTGCACTCGCACCTTTTTCTAAATAGTTTAAAATTTCAGGCTCTCCATGGGGCTTTCGTCCTATACCATGCCCGCAATATCCACGAAGCGGGACAAAACCTCTTGCATGGATAAATTCGCCTAAAGCAGCTGAAAGTTCCTTAAAACGCATTCCATCATGAATAATATCTATAGCATGATATAACGCATCTTTAGCACAAGAGATTAAAGCTTTATCAGTGGGTGAAACTTCTCCTATAGCAATAGTTCTTGCTGCATCCCCATAATACCCATCAATCAAACTTCCCACATCAAGACCTAAAATATCACCCTCTTTGATAATTTTATCATCTGGAATTCCATGGATACAAACTTGATTTAAAGATGTGCAAATGGCACCTGGAAAACCATAAAGTCCCTTAAATGATGGCTTGGCACCAAGGCTTAAAATATAATCTTCTGCCATTTTATCAATTTGTTTTAAGCTCATTCCTATTTTAATTTCATTCTCTAAAAAATTTAAAGTTTTTGCTACAATTTGATTTGCTATTCTTAATTTTTCTATTTCATCTGGTTTTTTCAATTCTATCATTTTATTTCCTTATAAATTTAGCCAAATTTTAGCAGTATTTTTTAAAGATTCAACATCGCTTGAAGCATAAAAATGTAATTTTGCTTTATGATTTTTCAAATCTATATTTTCTCTTTCTTTAAGAAATTCAACTATGGCATCTCCTGAATGAATTAATTTTGTTTTATCGCCAAAATACTTACTTAAAGAACGACCTAGTAAAGGGAAATGAGTGCAAGCGAGTATCAAAGCATCTGGAGTTGTGATATTTTTAAAATAATACTCCATAGCACTTTGCAAAAAATCTCCTTCAAAAATACCTTCTTCAACCATAGGCACAAAAAGCCCTGTAGCTAAAGCATTTATATTTGTATATCCTTGAGATAACAAACGCTTTTGGTATTCTTCGGATTTAATGGTTGCTTTTGTCGCAATGACTAAAATTTCTTTATTTTTATCATGCAAAGCTTTTATCGTTGCTTCAACCCCTGCATCAATTACACCATATACTGGAAAATGTGCTTTTGTCCTTAAAGCATCTAAAGCATAAGCACTAGCGGTATTACATGCAATGATAAGCATATCAATTTGAAATTGTTCAAAAAATTCCAATGCTTCAAGACAGAACTTTATAATAGTATCTTTATCTTTTACTCCATAAGGAACTCTTGCGGTATCTCCATAATAGATAATTTCATCAAAAAGTCTAGCTTCATAAAGAGATTTTAAAACGCTAAGCCCCCCTACCCCGCTATCAAATACACCTATTTTCACTTTAATACCTTCTTGCTCCTATATAACGAGCCTTCCAATAAGAACTATTTAGCTCGACTTCTTTTACTCCACCTTTAGTAGATAAATGTATAAATTTTCCCTTGCTCATATAAATACCAACATGCATACCATTTGGCCCTCTACCTGTCTTAAAAAATACCAAATCTCCTGTTTGCAATTTTGATTTAGAAACTTTTCTCCCAGAACCTAATTGAGTTTTTGTGGTGCGAGGTATGCGTATATTAAGCTGAGCTAATGCACTCTGTGTAAATCCTGAACAATCAGCACCTTTTTTAGTAGTTCCACCTAAAACATAAGGAGTTTTTTTCCATTCATGTGCTATAGTCTTAAGTTTTGTTTCTTTATTTGTATTATAAATTGGACGAGTATAGTTTAAATTCTGATAAAAACTACATCCGCTTATAAAGAATATAATCGTGATGATGAAAAAAATATGCCTCATCAATCCCCTTAAGATCGAGCAGCAAAGAATTTAAGATAAATAAAACCCCAAATCCCAGAACAAAATGAAGCTATGAGAATAGCTAAATTATCTGCATAATTAAAAATATCGCTAACTTCATACGCCAAGCCATCGATAAACAAACTCATTGTAAAACCAATACCTGTAAGTATACAAACCCCATAAAGTTGTTTCAAATTTGAACCTTGGGGCAAGGCTGCAAATTTAAAGCGAATTGCCAAATAAGAAAACAAAAATACACCCACTTGTTTACCCACAAAAAGCCCCAAGAAAATACCTATACTTACACCTGAAAAAATTGCTCCTATATCGATATTGGATAAATTTACCCCAGCGTTAGCAAAAGCAAATAAAGGCAAGATAACAAAAGCGAGCCAAAATTTTAGACTTTCATAGATTTCTTCTAAAAATGCTTCTCCATTTTTAGTTTGCATCGGTATAAAAAATGCTGTTATAATTCCAGCTAAAGTTGCATGCACACCACTTTTTAAAACACTAATCCAAAGAATAACTGAGCAAATAAAATAAAAAGACTTTCTTGTTATTCCTAAAATATTTAAAACAAGCATTGCCAAAATAGCAATTCCTGCAACGACAAAAGCAGCTATTGATAATTTTGTCGTATAAAAAATAGCTATAATTAAAATAGCACCCACATCATCAAAAATAGCCAAAGAAAGTAAGAAAATTTTTAAACTTGATGGAATATGCTTGCCACACATCATTAAAATCGCTAAGGCAAACGCTGTATCTGTAGCTGTAGGTATAGCCCAACCTTTTAAAGTATAAGCATCTCCTATATTTACCAAAGCAAACAACATCGCAGGTATAAGTATACCCCCTAAAGCAGCCATAAAAGGTAAAACAATATTTTTAGGATTTTTAAAATCCCCATGCAAAAATTCCTTCTTAAGCTCAAGCCCTATAGCAAAGAAAAATATAGATATAAGCCCATCATTTATCCAAAGTAAAAAAGGCTTGTTAAGCTCAAATTCACCTACACTAAATCCGACTTTTAAATTTAGAAATTCTCGATAATGTTCGCTAAAAGACCCGTTTTGCACAAGCAAAGCAAGCAAAGTACAAACTATAAGTAAAACACCACCAAAAGCCTCGTTTAAAACTAAAGTTTTTAATTTATGTACTATATTATTCATTTAACAATCTTAAGATAAATAAAACCAACAATGGCACTTAAAAAACTTGCTATTAAAATAGCAAGTTTATCCGCATGTTCAAAAATATCACTATTTTTATAAGCCAAACCATCAATAAACAAACTCATCGTAAAACCAATGCCTGTTAAAATACATATACCATAAAATTTTCCATATTTAATATTTTCAGGTAGTTTTGCAAGCTTAAGTTTGATAGCAATAAAACAAAAAGTAAAAACACCTAGTTGCTTTCCTAAAAATAATCCTAGAATAATTCCAAGGCTTACAGGCGAAAATACCGAACCAAGATGCATATCTCTGATATCAATCCCAGCATTAGCAAAAGCAAATAAAGGCAAGATAAAATAAACCACCCAAGGATTTAAATCCTTAAGAACTTCATGCAAATAAGGTTTTTTATTTTTTGTATCAAGCGGTATAAATAAAGAAATAATCACACCAGCCAAAGTCGCATGTACTCCACTTTTAAGCATAGCTATCCACAATACAACACCTACTAACACATACAAAGAAAGATGGGTGATGTGATAATAATTTAACAAAAGCAGAGCAAATATACAAAACAAACAAATAATAATCGCCAAAGCTGAAAGCTGATCTGTATAAAATAAAGCAATAATAACAATAGCACCCAAATCATCAAAAATAGCTAAAGAAAGTAAAAAAAGCTTTAAACTTGTAGGAATTTTATTTCCTAAAAGCATCAAAATACCCACTGCAAAAGCTATATCGGTTGCTGTAGGTATTGCCCAACCTTTCATAGCAAAATCATGGGAATAATTAATAGCAGCAAAAATTAAAGCAGGAGTAATCATACCCCCCAAAGCTCCAAATATAGGTAAAGATACAGCTCTTATATTTTTAAGCTGTCCGCGTAAAATTTCATATTTTAACTCAAGCCCTATACATAGAAAAAATATAGCTATCAAACCATCATTTATCCATAAATCCAACGATTTTGAAATTTGAAAATGATCAAATCCTACTGTAAAATTAGCATGAAAAAAATCTGTATAAATAACACTTAAGGAAGAATTTTTACATAATAAGGCTAAAAATGTAAAAAATATAAGCAAAATACCAGGGAAAGTTTCACTTAAAACCATCTTCTTTATCATTTGCATCCTTGCTCCTAAATAAATATTATAAAAAATTTAATACGATAAATAAAATGGCAAAATTATAACGAAAAAATACTAAAGAAATAATTATTTAAAAAAACAAGCCCAAGATACCAAAAAGTTCTTAAGCTTGTTCTTAAGATATTTAAGCGTAAATATCCAAACCACTAGAGCTAGAAACTTGTGGAGCGGAGGCTTGAGAGACACCTTCCATACCTTCGATGAGTTCATTCATCAATGCCTCGTTTGTGTCCATAGATTTTTTCAAAACTGAAGTATTAACAGCAGTCATTAAATTAGCATTACCCATAGAAACATCTGAAACCATATCATCCTCCTTTTAGATTGAGTCTTAAGACTTTATTTAAATCGGATGATATTTTTAAAACTTAATATTTTTTACTAAACTTTTTAAAATTTTTCAAGGAAGCCAATATCTGAAATTAAAAATCATAAATTTTTAAGATAAAATCCTATTTTAAAAATTTTTACACTATGAAACAATAAGCAAAATATAAATGGTTGATACTTTTAGAAGCAAATGAAATAGATAAAATTTTACTTCAATAAATTTAAGTTTTATCTTATTTATACGATTTATAATATAATCTAAAAATTACAACTTAAAGAAAAAAATAAAAAATATCTTAAGTTTAGTAAACATTGCAAACTAAGAGGTTAATGAAATGATACTGATGACACCTTGTGGCGTTATAGATACCACAAATTTTGGCAAAAGTGAAGTAAATAGGCAAACTATAAACTTTTCTTTAAAATTTCAAGAAAAAAAGAAAAAGTAGAAGCTAAAGCTGAGAAAGAAGCAAATAAAGACAATAGCGATTCTACAAACATAGATATCAATAAAAAAGATAAACTTTTGGATATATCTGCTTAATCTAAAATATGCTATAACCATCTCCTTGAAGAATACACAATAAATGATTTTTTGATTTTTATTAAGCTTTTAAAACATCAAAAAAGGAAAAATTAAAAATACAAAAACAATATCCCAAAGTGCATAGCTTAAAAGAAAGCCTTGCGATACTTAAAAACAACCCATATTAAATCACAAAAATAAGATATATTTAAAAATTTATTAAAATATATCTTAAATATAATTAATAAAAAATATTATCGATACAAAAGCTTATTTTTTAGTTCTATTTAAGATTTTTAATATTATACTAGCCATTATTTATTTTGATAATAAATATTATTTTTATCAAAAACCAAGGATAATGATAATGAAAATTTTTAAAATTATATTTTTAATTATAAGTATTTCTTTATCAAGCTCAGCTTTTGCTAGAGTAGATGATTATATTAATGAAGCAAATCTTATCAAAGACATGCTAAAACAAAGCATAGAAACTTACAAAAAGGGTGATAATCTAGGTGCTAAAAAGCTTAGCGAAGATGCGTATTTTCAACATTTTGAAAATATGGAAGGCCCTATAGGAAGAAACATAGGAAGAAAAGCCATCACCATGGAGCGTAAATTTGTAAATTTGCGTCGTATGTATAAAGATGAAGCTCCTTTGACACAAATTAATGCTTTAATTGATAGTCTTTATTATGATCTTGATGAAGTAGCCCCAATCTTACAAAATGGATATCGTTTAAAAGCAGAAGCAAGCGATACAAACTATGATAAGGCTAAAGCTGAAAAATCAAGCCTAGAAGCCAATGCCAAACGCGAAGCTGATGCAGAAGCTTTAATCGCACAAATGATGGGCGTGGATAAAAAAGATTTAGCACAAAGTTCTTTAACCACCCAAGCTCCTATACCTGCAAACGACGACACAAGCAAACTTACAGATGATAATGCAAGCGCTGATTTACAAGCTGCCGCTGCAATGGACGCAAGATTGCAATTTATACTAGATAATATCTCTACCAAATTTTCACAGGCTGCTAATGCTTTTAAAGAAAAAAACTACCAAGCTAGTAAAGATTTTTTAAATGATGCCTTATTTAGTGATTATCGCAATACCAAAGTAGAAATTTTAGTAAATAAATTTACCAAAGCAGGAAACGATCAAAAAATTCAACAAGCCATACGCACCCTTATACGCCAAATCAACGATGCAAAAATAGATGAAAAAGACTTAAGAGATGACTTAGATAACATAGAAGAACAAATTTTTGATGTTTTCTTGCAAATTCCAAATTCAGAACTTTCAAGTTTGCAAATTTCAGGCTTTAATGATGAAACAAAAGGCAAAGATTATGCCAAAGTTTCTAATGATATCAAACTTGCTTTAGATGGAATTTTAAAAAATTATGATGGCTTTAGTGCTTCTATAGTAGATGATTTACAAGGAATTTATCTAGATATTTTTGAAGCAAGCGGTATGGAAAATAAAATCGGTGCTGTAGATAGCGGCTTAAAACTTAAAATAGAAAGTTTATTTTCCAAAGGTGTGGCACTGATTAAAGCAAGTGCAGATAAAAAAGAGCTTGAATCTACTTTTAATGACTTAGAACAACTCATAGCAAGCAGTGTGGATAAAATTCAAGATTCTACTCCTTATTCGCTGTTTATATGGGCTTTAAGTATTATTTTGCGTGAAGGCTTGGAAGCTTTGATTATCGTTGTAGCCATTGTTTCTTATCTTGTACAAAGTGGCAACAAAAATCGTTTAAATATCGCCTATAGTGCTCTTTTTACAGGAGTGATTTTAAGTTTTGTTACCGCTTTTGGAGTTTCTTGGCTATTCAAAGAAAATGCAGGACAAAGTAGAGAGCTTATAGAGGGTATTGCCATGCTTATAGCCGTATTACTACTCTTTTATGTGGGCTTTTGGCTACTTTCAAACGCACAAAATAAAAAATGGACAAGCTTTATCAAACAAGGTGCTATAGATGCTATATCAAACAATAGTGCAAAAACCCTTTGGATCACCGTATTTTTAGCTGTTTATAGAGAAGGTGCAGAAACTGTGCTTTTTTATCAAGCCTTGCTTTTTGATGCTAAAACAAGCACTGATTTTGGTGCTGTTTTTGGCGGGCTTGGACTTGGAATTTTAATACTTATTGTTTTATATTTTCTTTTAAAAGCAGGAGCCATTCGCATACCTGTAAAACAATTTTTCTATATCACTTCTTACATTATTTTTTACATGGTTTTTGTTTTTACAGGCAAAGGCATAGCTGAACTCATAGAAGGAAAAGTCATTATTCCTAGTCTTATACCTATGAATTTTGAACCGATTTTATGGCTTGGAATTTATCCTTACTATGAAACTTTAATCCCCCAATTTATAGTTTTGACAATGCTAATTATTGGCATTTTGATAACAAAACAAATTTCAAAAAAAGGAGTAAAATCATGATAAAAAAAGTTTTATCAGTAGTTGCTGCAGCTGCGGTTATTAGTACAAATTTATTTGCAGGCGAAGTGCCAATTGGCGATCCAAAAGAACTTAATGGTATGGAAATAGCCGCTGTTTATTTACAACCTATTGAAATGGAGCCAAGAGGTATTGATCTAGCTGCGTCTTTAGCAGATATTCATCTAGAAGCTGACATTCACGCACTTAAAAACAATCCAAATGGTTTTCCAGAAGGTTTTTGGATGCCTTATTTAACTATAGCTTATGAACTTAAAAATACCGACACAGGTGCAATTAAACGCGGAACTTTGATGCCTATGGTGGCTGATGATGGTCCTCACTATGGTGCAAATATTGCTATGGAAAAAGATAAAAAAGGTGGCTTTGGCGTAGGAAATTATGAACTTACTTTTTATATCTCAAATCCAGAAAAACAAGGTTTTGGACGCCATGTTGATGAAGAAACAGGCGTGGGTAAGTGGTTTGAACCTTTTAAAGTAGATTATAAATTCAAATACACAGGCACGCCAAAATGATTTTACACTCGGATTTTCCGAGTGTTTAAATATTTTTATTTTTATTTGAAAAATTAAAATAACAATGTTTAAAGAGTAAATTATGAGTATATATTTTGTGCATTTTCTTATCAGTGTTTTACCACTAAGTATTTTAATGGCCTTTATCGCTTCTGATAAAAAATATATTTTTAAAAGTTTTTTAGTAGTTTTTTTGGGCTTTTTATTTGGATATTTTGCTTTTTTTATCGCAGCACAATTTTTAAAAACCGAAAATTTAATCTTTAATTTTGATTTTGTTTTTATAGGTTTATTGCTAGTAAGCTTTATATTTTATTTTTGGAAAAAAATTGAAATTTTAAATTTTATTTTATTGGGAATTTTAAGTTTTTGCACCGCTTTGCATTATTATTTTTTAAGTCAAGATTTCCCTATTTTTACTAGCTCTTTAATCGATAGCGAAGGTATAAGTTCTTTAGGTTTTATTGCTTTAGCCTTGCTTGTTTGTATTTTGATTTTCTTCTTTTTAAAATGGCAAAAAAATTTTAATCAAAAAACAAGCTTTATGCTGTTTTTACTGCTTATCCTTATAGAAAGCGATAAAGCTCTAGCCAATATCTTGCTTACTTTAATGCGAAATTCCATCATAGAAACTCATACTTTTTTGGTGAGTTTTGTAGGAAAAAGTAATTATTTTGGCGTTTTTGGAATTTATATTTATTTAATTTTCATCGCTTTTTTAGCATTCTTAAGCTTAAAAATTCGCAAAAAAAATATAAACAAAAAACAAATTTTAGATATAAATTATCGCAAAAACGAAGCTAAAACAAGTCTTATTAATCGTTATTTTTCCAGCGTTTTTATCTCCTGTGTTATAAGTTTTTGCATTATTTTATACTTTTTTATGGTAAGCTCTAAGCCTTTAATCATAGATGAGCCTAAAGAAATTTTACCCGATAAGAATGGCAAATTTATCTTTGATATAGCTCTTTTAAGGGACAACAAACTCCACCGCTTTGCTTATATCAGTGCTGAAGGCAAAGTGATAAGGTTTTTTCTTATCAACAAAAGAGAAGATAGGGATTCCCCTGTAGCTGTTTTTGATGCTTGTATGATTTGTGGAGATATGGGCTATATCAAAAAAGATGGACAACTTATTTGCATTTCTTGCAATGTGCGTATTTTCTTGCCTAGTGTAGGCAAAAGCGGAGGTTGCAATCCTATCCCACTCAAATACGAATACGATGGTAAAAAAATCACCATAGATGTTAAAGATGTAATAGCAGGATCTAATTATTTTAGTCAAATCAAAGAAATTGAAGTGCAAGATCCTGTATCAAAAACAAAGGTTATAAACACCCAAGCTCCTTTTTCTTATAGCTATAAAGGGATTACTTATTATTTTTCAAATCAAAACAACTATGAAGAATTTAAAAAAGATCCTACAAAATATGTAGAAGAAAACGAAGCCCAATTTTTAATCCAAAGGAGAAATGATGTTGGCTAAAATGATTTTTAACTCTATATTTAAAAACAAAATTCAAAAATTTTTAGCCTTTCTTACTTGTTTTTTAGCCACGCTTTTGCTCTCTACTATGCTAAATATTACCCTAAGTATAGGCGATGAAGTAACTAAACAACTCAAAAGTTATGGCTCTAATATCCTTGTTTTACCCAAAGGCTCAAGTCTTAGTATAGAAATAGGTAATGAACTTTATGAACCCTTAAAAAACAAAAACTACCTAGAAGAAAAAAATTTATATATGATTAAAGACATTTATTGGCGTAACAACATCACCGCACTTGCTCCTTTTTTAGAAGGTAAAATCACAATTGAAAACTCCCAGCAAAAAGCACTTATTTATGGCACTTATTTTCAAAAAGCCATAAAAATTAAAGATGATGATGATTTTATCACAGGTATAAAAAGTCTTTATCCTTATTTAGCAGTCCAAGGAGAATGGGCAAAAGATGATAGCAATGAAATCATGCTAGGCGAAGACTTTGCTAAAAACAATAAATTAAAATTAGGAGATACTATCAAACTCATAGGAGAAAACAATCAAAGCAAAGAAGCAAAAATCGTAGGTATTTTGCTTCATGCCAATCCTAAAATGTCAAATAAAATCATCGCTCCTTTAAATTTAGCTCAAGATTTACTCAACAAACAAGGACTTTACTCAAGTGCAGAAGTAAGAGCTTTTACCATACCTGAATCAGCCCTTTCTGAAAAAGTGCGTCGCATGGGCGAAGAAAAATTAGATCAATTAGAATATGACAAATGGTATTGCTCAGCCTATGTAGGC encodes:
- a CDS encoding ABC transporter permease, whose amino-acid sequence is MMLAKMIFNSIFKNKIQKFLAFLTCFLATLLLSTMLNITLSIGDEVTKQLKSYGSNILVLPKGSSLSIEIGNELYEPLKNKNYLEEKNLYMIKDIYWRNNITALAPFLEGKITIENSQQKALIYGTYFQKAIKIKDDDDFITGIKSLYPYLAVQGEWAKDDSNEIMLGEDFAKNNKLKLGDTIKLIGENNQSKEAKIVGILLHANPKMSNKIIAPLNLAQDLLNKQGLYSSAEVRAFTIPESALSEKVRRMGEEKLDQLEYDKWYCSAYVGSIASQISDGLPGADAKALNAISDAQSLVVKKIQSLMGITCIICLIVASIAISSLMSSEIHRRKKEIGLLKVLGANTFQIYLIFAGENLIVALFAALFGFIFGTALSQIISLSIFGYFIDIAFIALPLSFIFAGLIALLGCLLPIKNITQLSAAGVLYGR